The following are encoded together in the Flammeovirga agarivorans genome:
- a CDS encoding LptF/LptG family permease → MKKLDKLLLKQYIGPFALTSAVVLFIFWSQYMISKFVYFLGKDLGYDVYAELFFWFALALVPVSLPLAVLLASLMTYGSLGQHSELTAIKGAGISLLRVLRPVFFFTIVVTLFQLIYNDTVVPHANLKAYSLLYDIKQTKPTMNLKEGAFYDGLDGYSIKVAKKDEDGIGIHDVIIYKHEGHRGNKEVILANHGKMELINNDSYLMLTLFEGNAYSEVEDKKSKADIQYVHSEFDSSIFYFSMDSYAMNETREDLFMGHNLMKTSSQLKVEQDSLEKAMVDYSSMLAKNGETQFYYRHTSHKNEHNADKVTKKKYDPNTKDNKLRIASSAYNSASSFYNVLKSNASRHKNQIREDVRYTIDVQKKISTAVAILLMFMIGAPLGAIIKKGGLGVPVLVSVFFFVIYYILTITGEKMAKELLIDPILGTWLSNIFLLVFGLFFTFQAKNDVKLFDTDYYTVMIQRLFKKN, encoded by the coding sequence ATGAAGAAGCTAGATAAGCTATTATTAAAACAATACATAGGTCCATTTGCATTAACATCAGCAGTGGTACTTTTTATTTTTTGGTCACAGTATATGATCTCTAAATTTGTCTATTTTCTAGGCAAAGATTTAGGTTATGATGTGTATGCTGAGTTATTCTTTTGGTTTGCACTAGCGTTAGTTCCTGTATCATTACCGCTTGCTGTCTTATTAGCATCGTTAATGACTTATGGTAGTTTAGGGCAACATTCAGAGTTAACAGCAATTAAAGGGGCAGGTATATCATTACTTAGAGTACTTCGTCCAGTTTTCTTTTTCACTATTGTCGTTACGCTTTTCCAACTAATTTATAACGATACAGTAGTACCTCACGCCAACTTAAAGGCCTATAGCTTACTTTATGATATCAAACAGACAAAACCAACAATGAACCTTAAAGAAGGTGCATTCTATGATGGTTTGGATGGTTACAGTATCAAAGTAGCTAAAAAGGATGAAGATGGTATTGGTATTCATGATGTGATTATCTACAAACATGAAGGGCACCGCGGTAATAAAGAAGTTATCCTTGCCAATCATGGTAAAATGGAATTAATCAATAATGATTCTTATCTAATGCTGACACTATTTGAAGGTAACGCATACAGTGAGGTAGAGGATAAGAAATCAAAAGCAGATATTCAATACGTTCATTCAGAGTTTGATTCATCAATCTTCTATTTCAGTATGGATTCCTACGCAATGAATGAAACTAGAGAAGATTTATTTATGGGACATAACCTAATGAAAACAAGCTCTCAACTAAAAGTAGAGCAGGATTCATTAGAAAAAGCAATGGTGGATTATAGTTCTATGCTTGCCAAAAATGGGGAGACTCAGTTCTACTACCGTCATACATCTCATAAAAATGAGCACAATGCTGATAAGGTAACGAAGAAAAAATATGATCCAAATACAAAGGATAATAAGCTTCGTATTGCGTCTTCAGCTTACAACAGTGCTTCAAGTTTCTACAATGTTTTAAAATCAAATGCATCAAGACATAAGAATCAGATTAGAGAGGATGTTCGTTATACTATTGACGTTCAAAAGAAAATCTCTACAGCTGTAGCGATCTTATTGATGTTTATGATTGGAGCACCATTAGGAGCGATTATTAAGAAAGGTGGTTTAGGTGTTCCTGTATTGGTTTCAGTATTTTTCTTTGTGATTTACTATATCTTGACTATTACAGGAGAGAAAATGGCCAAAGAATTATTAATTGATCCAATTTTAGGTACTTGGTTGTCAAATATCTTCTTACTTGTGTTTGGTCTTTTCTTTACATTCCAAGCGAAGAATGATGTTAAGTTATTTGATACTGACTACTATACAGTAATGATCCAAAGACTGTTCAAGAAGAACTAG